CGCCGTACTCGACCACCGGGCAGTAGTTCTTGATGAAGCGGGCGTCGGAGGTGCCGCCGGTCGTGGACAGGGCAGGGCGCTTGCCGGTCTCGGCTTCGACGGCCTCGGCGACCATCGCCACGAACGGTCCCGGCTGGGTCAGGAAGGCCACCGCATTGGTCGGCTCGAAGCTGATCTCGTAGCGCACGGTGTTGCCGGCCGCCTCGCGCAGGCGGCGCTCGATCTCGGCCGCGAGCGTCTCCGGTGTCCAGAGGTCGTTGAAGCGGATGTTGAACACCGCCTTGGCGTGCGCCGGGATCACGTTGGTCGCGGGATTGCCGACATCGAGCGTCGTCACTTCGAGATTGCTCGGATCGAAATGCTCGGTGCCGGCGTCGAGCGGCGTTGCGTCCAGCGCTGCCAGCAGCCGGACCATGTCGCGGATCGGGTTCTGGGCGAGGTGCGGGTAGCCGACATGGCCCTGAATGCCCTGGACGGCGAGCTTGCCGGTCAGCGAACCGCGCCGGCCGATCTTGATCATGTCGCTCATCGCCGCCGGATTGGTCGGCTCGCCGAGGAGGCAATGGTCGAAACGCTCGCCGCGAGCGTCGGCCCAGGCGAGGAGCTTGACCGTGCCGTTGACGGCGGGGCCTTCCTCGTCGCCGGTGACGAGGAAGGCGATCGAGCCCGGCGCATCCGGATTGGCGCGGCGATAGCGGATCGCGGCGCAGACCATGGCGGCGAGCCCGCCCTTCATGTCGCAGGCGCCGCGGCCAAAGAGTGTGCCGTCGACGATGTCCGCGGCGAAGGGATCATGCGTCCAGGCGGCGAGGTCGCCGGGCGGGACGACATCAGTATGGCCGGCAATGACAAAGACCGGGCCTTCGCTGCCGATGCGGGCATAGAGGTTCTCGATGTCCGGCATGCCGGGTTCCGAGAAGGTCGGTCGCTCGACGCTGAAGCCCTCGGCGCTCAGTACGGCATCGAGCAGCGTCAGCGCGCCGCCTTCGGCCGGCGTCACCGAGGCGCAGCGGATCAGGGCCTGGGTGAGGGCGACCGGATCGGTGGGGTCGAAGGCGAGGGGGGCGGGTATGCTTGGGCTCATCGAGCCGGTTTAGCAGCCCCGGTTTGCTCCGCAAGCGCCGCGTCGCGGCCGACGCCCGGCATCAGGCCGAGATCGACCAGCGCGACCAGCCAGGCCATCGTCGAGATCGCGACCAGCGAGGGCGCCCAGGCATAGCCGAGCAGCGGCTGCACTTCTCGCGGCAGCACGATGGCGCAGACCAGGAGGATGCCGAACAGCGATGAGCCGCCCCGGTCGGCGGCGCGCTTGGCTGCCAGCGCTGCCCAGGGAAACAGAGCGAAGGCATTGGCGAAGGCGACGATCTTCGCTGCGGCATATTTGTCCGCGACCTGTGGCGCAGCCCACTGGACCGCCAGCAGGCAGAGGGCGAGCGCGATGCTGCCGAGCCAGAACTGGCGCAGGCCGATCCGGCCATCGAGATCGGTGAACAGGCGGATTGCGGACATGGGTCAAGCTCCGATCCTGCATTCTCGCACGGAGAGGGGCTGGAATGAAGCTTATGGTGAATAAAAGGTTAATGCGCTCGAACCGGTTGTTCTGGCAGAGAAAATGCTTGAACCCGGCGGAGCGCGCCGCTAGCTGCGAGACGTACTCCGGATTTGAAGGGGGCCATTCGGCGTGATTGGCGGATGGCAGTTTGAGTGAGCGGCGCATCGCGCCGCCGAGCGAGGTTTTGGGCATGACCATCCGTCTGCACCGCGGCGATCTTCCCGATGGGTTCGAACCGGGCCCGATCCTGGCGATCGACACCGAGACGCTCGGCCTCAACCCTCAGCGCGACCGGCTCTGCGTGGTGCAGCTCTCGCGCGGCGACGGCACTGCCGACGTCGTCCAAATCCCGAAGGGCGCCCGGGCGCCGGCCAATCTCTGCCGCATCCTCGCCGATCCCGGCGTGCTGAAGCTGTTCCACTTCGCCCGCTTCGACATCGCTGCGCTTGAAAAGGCCTTCGGCGTCGTCACCGCGCCGGTCTATTGCACCAAGATCGCCTCCAAGC
This genomic interval from Bosea sp. 29B contains the following:
- the dapE gene encoding succinyl-diaminopimelate desuccinylase → MSPSIPAPLAFDPTDPVALTQALIRCASVTPAEGGALTLLDAVLSAEGFSVERPTFSEPGMPDIENLYARIGSEGPVFVIAGHTDVVPPGDLAAWTHDPFAADIVDGTLFGRGACDMKGGLAAMVCAAIRYRRANPDAPGSIAFLVTGDEEGPAVNGTVKLLAWADARGERFDHCLLGEPTNPAAMSDMIKIGRRGSLTGKLAVQGIQGHVGYPHLAQNPIRDMVRLLAALDATPLDAGTEHFDPSNLEVTTLDVGNPATNVIPAHAKAVFNIRFNDLWTPETLAAEIERRLREAAGNTVRYEISFEPTNAVAFLTQPGPFVAMVAEAVEAETGKRPALSTTGGTSDARFIKNYCPVVEYGVVGQTMHQIDERVAVTDLVTLERITHRLLAGYFAAAQQA
- a CDS encoding DUF805 domain-containing protein; translation: MSAIRLFTDLDGRIGLRQFWLGSIALALCLLAVQWAAPQVADKYAAAKIVAFANAFALFPWAALAAKRAADRGGSSLFGILLVCAIVLPREVQPLLGYAWAPSLVAISTMAWLVALVDLGLMPGVGRDAALAEQTGAAKPAR
- a CDS encoding ribonuclease H-like domain-containing protein, whose protein sequence is MTIRLHRGDLPDGFEPGPILAIDTETLGLNPQRDRLCVVQLSRGDGTADVVQIPKGARAPANLCRILADPGVLKLFHFARFDIAALEKAFGVVTAPVYCTKIASKLVRTYTDRHGLKDLVRELLGVELSKQQQSSDWGADTLTEAQLGYAASDVLHLHALKAKLDVMLEREGRAHLAKACFDFLPARAELDLAGWPEVDIFAHT